Proteins from a single region of Runella sp. SP2:
- a CDS encoding peroxiredoxin, with the protein MKKLTMFTALFGASIAQAQVAPQQGHWRGTFAFPAGQEAPFNFELKGQTAYLLNGSERFELKGVTQKGDSLFFPVEVYDAVLAAKIDSPTQLSGAFKRNVADAGIPFKADFGKKYRFFEVTPVANVSLKGKWDVTISDDKGNGRNVVGVFEQVGSKLTGTFLTTTGDFRYFEGTVKGEEFYLSAFSGSNPTLIKGKISGNELTGEFIGFRGNQLLKGTRNEKAALPDAYHLTTLKEGASTLHFSFPDAFTGKTVSLKDPKYQGKAVIVTVLGSWCPNCVDEAQFLAPWYKANRARGVEIIGLSFERKNDPAFAKTRLEALKNRFGIEYDLLFAGVADKKYASSVLPELSEVLSFPTTIYIDRTGKVTKIHTGYTGPATGAYYEEFVKEFNEDVNQLLATEAPKINAATGGK; encoded by the coding sequence ATGAAAAAGCTCACGATGTTTACCGCCCTCTTTGGTGCAAGTATTGCCCAAGCTCAAGTCGCTCCTCAACAAGGTCATTGGCGAGGCACTTTTGCCTTTCCCGCAGGACAAGAAGCACCCTTCAATTTTGAATTAAAAGGTCAGACCGCTTACCTCTTGAATGGCTCCGAACGCTTTGAATTAAAAGGAGTGACGCAAAAAGGAGATTCTTTGTTTTTTCCCGTGGAGGTATATGATGCCGTATTGGCCGCCAAAATTGACTCCCCAACGCAGCTTTCAGGCGCTTTTAAACGCAACGTGGCCGATGCAGGCATCCCATTTAAGGCCGATTTTGGCAAGAAATACCGTTTTTTTGAAGTAACCCCCGTTGCCAACGTCAGCCTCAAAGGCAAATGGGACGTGACCATCAGCGACGACAAAGGCAATGGCCGCAACGTGGTTGGGGTGTTTGAACAAGTGGGGAGTAAACTAACTGGGACATTTCTAACTACCACGGGTGACTTTCGCTATTTTGAAGGAACTGTCAAAGGCGAAGAATTTTATCTTTCTGCCTTCAGTGGTTCCAACCCAACGCTCATCAAAGGAAAAATTTCAGGAAACGAATTGACGGGCGAATTTATCGGTTTTCGGGGAAATCAACTCCTCAAAGGAACGCGCAATGAAAAAGCCGCCCTTCCTGATGCCTACCACCTGACCACCCTTAAAGAAGGCGCTTCAACCCTTCATTTTTCCTTTCCTGACGCTTTTACGGGCAAAACGGTGTCACTCAAAGACCCTAAATACCAAGGCAAAGCCGTGATTGTAACGGTCTTGGGAAGCTGGTGCCCCAACTGCGTGGATGAGGCGCAATTTTTGGCACCTTGGTACAAAGCCAACCGCGCAAGGGGCGTTGAAATCATTGGATTATCATTTGAACGCAAAAACGACCCCGCCTTTGCCAAAACACGACTAGAAGCCCTTAAAAATCGGTTTGGCATCGAATATGACTTGCTGTTTGCGGGCGTAGCAGATAAAAAATATGCGTCGTCGGTGCTACCTGAACTGAGCGAAGTGCTCTCGTTTCCTACTACGATTTACATCGACCGCACGGGAAAAGTAACCAAGATTCACACGGGCTATACTGGACCTGCTACGGGCGCATACTACGAAGAATTTGTGAAAGAATTTAACGAGGATGTCAATCAATTGCTTGCTACTGAAGCTCCCAAAATAAACGCAGCCACGGGCGGTAAGTAA
- a CDS encoding protein-disulfide reductase DsbD family protein has product MKKIAIVALVFLVGTLGVFAQNADNVAQWQFKFAKSSFEMGEEVELVFQVQLEKGWSLYSSDCKAKKGVEPTQFEFAENGSFAVTSTIVPVAPLAQKNEVEGAETTYFTQKGEFRTKVRLDDPNYDISGTIKGMLYNERLGKSIPFQKTFHFLN; this is encoded by the coding sequence ATGAAAAAAATCGCAATAGTAGCTCTCGTTTTCCTAGTAGGAACGCTGGGGGTATTTGCCCAAAATGCCGATAATGTGGCACAGTGGCAGTTTAAGTTTGCCAAATCAAGTTTTGAAATGGGCGAAGAAGTAGAGTTAGTTTTTCAGGTGCAGCTTGAAAAAGGTTGGTCGCTTTATTCATCGGATTGTAAGGCAAAAAAAGGCGTAGAACCTACCCAGTTTGAGTTTGCCGAAAACGGTTCTTTTGCTGTTACGAGCACCATCGTTCCCGTAGCACCCCTTGCGCAAAAAAATGAAGTAGAGGGAGCAGAGACAACCTATTTTACTCAAAAGGGGGAATTTAGAACGAAAGTTCGCTTAGATGACCCTAACTACGACATATCAGGTACCATCAAAGGAATGCTCTACAACGAGCGATTAGGTAAAAGTATTCCATTTCAAAAAACGTTTCATTTCTTGAATTAA
- a CDS encoding cysteine desulfurase family protein — MKIYLDNAATTPIDREVLGALMPYLTTFYGNPSSSHGFGRQAREAIETSRAQIGKLLNTPSEAIYFTSGATEALNWVITAAVNAYELRHVITSPTEHKAVLQPLRWLQKEHKIQLHYVELDEKGQIDLGHLQQLLKELPHSLVALMHGNNEIGNLHDLELIGRLCQAAGALFLSDTTQTIGKYSFDLQRLPVDFLVGSGHKFHAQKGVGFVYVSPKRKIKPLLHGGGQERSLRSGTENVAAIVGIGKALEVAYHDLEAHEKSIRFVKNRLIKQLENLGIGCTFNGESASSENSLYTLLNVAFPALKSGESLLSYLDLYGIAASGGSACSNLQATDSHVLTALQAAPDAQHIRFSFSKYNTPGEVDYVTQSLSEIYENDRRTFHPKRLRNDLNERFFEPLNVLYRHVTKI, encoded by the coding sequence ATGAAAATATACCTTGACAATGCAGCAACTACCCCCATCGACCGTGAGGTGTTAGGGGCGTTGATGCCCTACTTGACCACTTTTTACGGTAACCCATCCTCCAGTCATGGATTTGGACGGCAAGCACGCGAAGCCATTGAAACAAGCAGAGCGCAAATTGGGAAGCTACTCAATACGCCTTCTGAGGCTATTTATTTTACATCGGGCGCGACGGAGGCGTTGAATTGGGTGATTACCGCAGCGGTGAATGCTTACGAACTTCGGCACGTCATCACCAGTCCTACTGAGCACAAAGCCGTGCTACAACCCCTTCGTTGGCTGCAAAAAGAGCATAAAATCCAGCTACATTACGTGGAGCTGGATGAAAAAGGGCAGATAGATTTAGGCCATTTGCAACAATTATTGAAGGAGCTTCCGCATTCGTTGGTGGCGCTTATGCACGGCAATAATGAAATCGGAAACCTCCATGATTTGGAGCTGATTGGGCGTCTGTGTCAAGCTGCTGGAGCGCTTTTTTTATCAGATACTACCCAGACAATTGGTAAGTATTCGTTTGATTTGCAGCGTCTTCCTGTTGATTTTTTGGTTGGGTCGGGGCACAAGTTTCACGCTCAAAAAGGTGTGGGTTTTGTGTATGTTTCACCCAAACGCAAGATAAAACCGTTGTTACACGGCGGGGGGCAGGAGCGCTCGCTCCGTTCGGGAACGGAAAATGTAGCCGCCATCGTCGGAATCGGGAAAGCCCTTGAAGTAGCTTACCATGACTTAGAAGCGCACGAAAAAAGCATCCGTTTTGTGAAAAATCGCCTGATTAAACAACTCGAAAATTTGGGAATAGGCTGTACGTTTAACGGTGAGAGTGCTTCTTCCGAAAATAGCCTTTATACGCTACTCAATGTCGCGTTTCCTGCCTTAAAATCAGGAGAGTCTTTGTTGAGTTACCTGGATTTGTACGGCATTGCTGCCTCGGGTGGAAGTGCGTGTTCTAACCTTCAAGCTACTGATTCTCACGTGTTGACGGCGCTTCAAGCCGCGCCCGATGCCCAACATATTCGTTTTTCGTTTAGTAAATACAATACGCCTGGCGAAGTGGATTATGTCACCCAAAGCTTGAGCGAGATTTACGAAAACGACCGCCGAACATTCCATCCAAAACGCTTACGAAACGATTTGAATGAACGATTTTTTGAACCCTTAAACGTATTATATCGTCATGTCACTAAAATTTGA
- a CDS encoding DUF4395 domain-containing protein, with translation MSEIKHIAQINEYKVRTIAFLVLVLAVSYLITGWLLLPILLVIDFGLRAFDAGKYSPLARLSDIIVKQFSFPTKPIYFPPKRFAARIGFAFSVTITVLHLLGIATIWVAGILTFFAALESLAGICAGCYVYDWLLPVWRKIGLE, from the coding sequence ATGTCAGAAATCAAACACATCGCTCAAATCAACGAATACAAAGTGCGTACTATCGCCTTTTTAGTGTTGGTACTGGCTGTTAGTTATCTCATAACAGGTTGGCTACTTTTGCCCATTTTATTGGTGATTGACTTTGGTTTACGCGCATTCGATGCGGGAAAATACAGTCCGTTAGCTCGGTTAAGCGACATAATTGTCAAGCAATTTTCTTTTCCAACCAAACCCATTTACTTTCCTCCCAAACGTTTTGCAGCGCGGATTGGATTTGCTTTTTCAGTCACAATCACCGTTTTACATTTACTAGGTATTGCCACGATTTGGGTAGCAGGTATTTTAACTTTCTTTGCTGCACTCGAATCTCTGGCGGGAATTTGTGCGGGTTGTTACGTCTATGATTGGCTGTTGCCCGTATGGAGGAAAATAGGATTAGAGTAG
- a CDS encoding YceI family protein produces the protein MKKVPVVVASFMLFGGVSQARPSKKESSYAVDTRNSKLVWVGKKVTGEHTGFVPITNGSLVWADNKLKGGNFDIDVKNLTVTDITDASYNEKLVGHLKNDDFFAVAKYPKASFVISSVTPKGANNYEIVGKLTIKGITQEVRFPAVVKAEKSLLTAQAKIKVDRTKFDIRYRSSNFFENLGDKAIENDFTLDVNLVANASSSQQ, from the coding sequence ATGAAAAAAGTACCAGTTGTTGTTGCCTCATTTATGTTGTTTGGAGGCGTTTCGCAAGCTCGCCCGTCGAAAAAGGAAAGCTCTTATGCTGTTGATACCCGAAACAGTAAATTGGTTTGGGTGGGCAAGAAAGTGACGGGAGAACACACGGGTTTTGTTCCCATCACCAATGGAAGCCTTGTGTGGGCAGACAACAAGCTCAAAGGGGGAAACTTTGACATTGACGTTAAAAACTTAACCGTAACTGACATTACGGATGCTTCGTACAACGAAAAGTTGGTGGGGCACCTTAAAAATGATGACTTTTTTGCCGTGGCAAAATACCCCAAAGCAAGTTTTGTGATCTCTTCGGTGACGCCTAAAGGGGCTAACAACTACGAAATCGTGGGTAAACTTACCATCAAGGGCATTACGCAAGAAGTTAGGTTTCCTGCCGTGGTAAAAGCCGAAAAATCGCTCCTCACTGCCCAGGCCAAGATTAAGGTGGACCGGACTAAGTTTGATATTCGCTATCGGTCGAGCAATTTTTTCGAAAACTTGGGAGATAAGGCCATCGAAAACGACTTTACGCTTGACGTTAATTTAGTGGCAAATGCTTCGTCAAGCCAACAATAA
- a CDS encoding O-acetylhomoserine aminocarboxypropyltransferase/cysteine synthase family protein has translation MSLKFETLQLHAGQTADPTTNARAVPIYQTTSYVFNNAEHGANLFALKEFGNIYTRIMNPTHDVFEKRIAALEGGVAALATGSGHAAQFLAINNITTVGDNFVTTSFLYGGTYNQFKNSFKNLGVEARFVDGDNVDAFERLIDEKTKFLYLETIGNPGFNVPDFEAFAKLADKYDLPIIVDNTFGAGGAIAQPIKYGAHVVVSSATKWIGGHGTTMGGVIVDAGTYNWGNGKYPQFTDPSPSYHGLVLNDVFGVGGPFGNIQFIIRARVEGLRDWGPAQSPFNSFLLLQGLETLTLRVERIGENALALAQWLQNQPQVESVNYLGLEENPYHELAKKYFTRGFGGVLSFKLKGGREQAEKFVNNLKLISHLANVGDAKTLIIHPASTTHSQLSADEQRTAGVDPNLLRISVGIEHIDDIKEDISQAISLG, from the coding sequence ATGTCACTAAAATTTGAAACCTTACAGTTACACGCAGGTCAGACTGCCGATCCCACCACCAACGCGCGGGCTGTGCCTATTTACCAAACCACTTCGTACGTTTTTAATAACGCCGAACACGGAGCTAATTTGTTTGCACTCAAAGAGTTTGGGAATATTTATACCCGTATTATGAACCCTACCCACGATGTGTTTGAAAAGCGCATCGCAGCATTAGAGGGGGGAGTCGCTGCCCTTGCTACGGGTTCGGGACATGCAGCGCAGTTTTTGGCAATCAATAATATTACGACGGTTGGCGATAACTTCGTCACTACGTCGTTTTTGTACGGTGGGACGTACAATCAATTTAAAAATTCTTTCAAAAACCTTGGGGTAGAAGCTCGTTTTGTGGACGGCGACAACGTGGATGCTTTCGAGCGGTTGATTGATGAAAAAACCAAGTTTTTGTACTTAGAAACTATCGGAAATCCAGGTTTTAATGTTCCAGATTTTGAGGCTTTTGCGAAACTTGCCGACAAATATGACCTGCCGATTATTGTGGATAATACGTTTGGTGCGGGTGGAGCGATTGCCCAACCCATCAAGTACGGAGCACACGTCGTAGTATCGTCGGCCACGAAATGGATTGGCGGTCACGGGACAACGATGGGAGGGGTCATCGTTGATGCTGGAACGTACAATTGGGGAAATGGAAAATATCCGCAGTTTACAGACCCGTCGCCGAGTTATCATGGACTGGTACTCAACGACGTTTTTGGTGTTGGAGGCCCCTTCGGCAACATTCAATTTATCATTCGAGCACGGGTAGAGGGTTTACGTGATTGGGGGCCTGCTCAGTCGCCGTTTAACTCATTTTTATTACTTCAGGGGCTCGAAACGCTGACATTGCGCGTAGAACGTATCGGTGAAAACGCCCTTGCTTTGGCGCAGTGGCTTCAAAATCAACCGCAAGTAGAGAGTGTGAATTACCTTGGTTTGGAGGAAAATCCTTACCATGAACTGGCGAAAAAATACTTTACGCGAGGATTTGGCGGGGTACTTTCGTTCAAATTAAAAGGTGGCCGCGAGCAGGCTGAAAAATTTGTCAACAATTTGAAGTTAATCAGTCACTTAGCAAACGTAGGTGACGCCAAAACGTTGATTATTCATCCCGCTTCTACGACTCATTCGCAGTTGTCGGCCGATGAGCAGCGCACGGCGGGTGTTGACCCTAATCTGTTGCGTATTTCGGTGGGTATCGAACATATCGACGACATCAAAGAGGATATAAGTCAAGCAATTAGCTTAGGATGA